One genomic region from Dehalobacter restrictus DSM 9455 encodes:
- a CDS encoding DAK2 domain-containing protein yields the protein MKAVSDTIAQKIDGNVLKDMIRSGSRLLEQRKKEIDALNVFPVPDGDTGTNMNLTFKAASLAADKVTGNSVHEVASAASTGSLMGARGNSGVILSQIMRGIARGLEGLNEANALQMAHALQTGVESAYKAVMKPVEGTILTVSRETARGAYLKAKSGTTDILEVLRAGCEKGEEALARTPEMLPVLKQAGVVDAGGQGFLTILYGWILALEGKEIGYAEVQQEEVQIPAVSGIIAVGSLEFPYCTEFLVKGNGLDPDIIRQALLDKGDCLLVVGTEDVVKIHIHTRNPGLILDYAIKYGSLHEVQIHNMLAQNELAAHQAKNVPESSEAAYTGGLEDASSGAPADQAASAGTTKVKDYGIVAVAMGEGIAQIFTSLGVDEVVFGGQTMNPSTSDLAEAIRKVPARHIFLLPNNSNIIMAAGQVNELIEDKEIYVIPTKTIPQAIASLLAFNSDSLPEENVQNMTTAFKQVSSGEVTYAVRNSQYGELEIAEGDILGLIEGTIKTTGRDILDVAKNVLEEMNWREKDLVTIFYGKDMAEEDVSLLTDWLSEEKPEIEVEVYSGKQPLYYYILGVE from the coding sequence TTGAAAGCCGTGTCGGACACTATAGCTCAAAAAATTGACGGAAACGTATTAAAAGATATGATAAGGTCGGGGTCTCGTCTGCTGGAGCAAAGGAAGAAGGAAATTGATGCTTTGAATGTATTTCCGGTCCCGGACGGGGATACGGGTACAAATATGAATTTGACATTCAAAGCAGCATCATTAGCAGCAGACAAGGTAACGGGCAATTCTGTGCATGAAGTCGCAAGTGCCGCTTCTACAGGTTCCCTGATGGGTGCTAGGGGGAATTCAGGTGTTATTTTGTCTCAGATCATGAGAGGGATTGCCAGGGGCTTGGAAGGTCTTAACGAAGCAAATGCTCTCCAGATGGCTCATGCGCTGCAAACCGGTGTTGAAAGCGCGTACAAGGCAGTAATGAAACCGGTCGAAGGAACAATTCTTACTGTATCCAGGGAGACTGCCCGGGGTGCATATCTTAAAGCAAAAAGCGGAACGACTGATATTCTGGAAGTTTTGAGGGCTGGTTGTGAAAAAGGTGAAGAGGCGCTGGCCAGGACGCCTGAGATGCTGCCTGTTCTGAAACAGGCAGGTGTGGTTGATGCCGGCGGTCAGGGCTTCCTGACTATTCTATACGGCTGGATCTTGGCTTTGGAAGGCAAGGAAATTGGTTATGCTGAGGTACAGCAGGAGGAGGTCCAGATTCCTGCGGTTTCAGGTATTATTGCCGTTGGAAGCTTGGAATTTCCATATTGTACTGAGTTTCTGGTGAAAGGAAATGGCCTTGATCCCGATATTATAAGACAGGCACTCCTGGACAAAGGTGACTGCTTGTTGGTCGTGGGCACGGAGGATGTGGTCAAGATCCATATTCACACCCGGAACCCCGGACTTATTTTGGATTATGCCATCAAATATGGTTCTCTGCATGAAGTTCAGATTCACAATATGCTTGCCCAGAATGAGCTGGCTGCCCATCAGGCCAAAAATGTGCCTGAAAGCAGTGAAGCTGCTTATACCGGCGGGCTTGAGGATGCTTCATCAGGGGCTCCTGCAGACCAGGCGGCTTCGGCCGGGACAACAAAGGTCAAGGACTATGGGATCGTTGCCGTCGCCATGGGAGAAGGTATTGCCCAAATCTTCACCAGTCTGGGTGTCGATGAGGTTGTTTTCGGCGGTCAGACGATGAATCCGAGTACCAGTGATCTTGCCGAAGCGATTAGGAAAGTTCCCGCCCGCCATATTTTCCTTCTGCCGAACAACAGTAACATCATCATGGCGGCCGGTCAGGTCAACGAACTGATTGAAGACAAGGAAATCTACGTTATTCCGACTAAGACAATACCGCAGGCGATCGCTTCTTTACTTGCTTTCAATTCCGACAGCCTTCCGGAGGAAAACGTTCAAAATATGACAACGGCATTCAAACAGGTAAGTTCGGGAGAAGTAACTTATGCAGTCAGAAATTCGCAGTATGGCGAGCTGGAGATTGCCGAAGGGGATATTCTTGGCCTGATTGAGGGAACAATAAAGACGACAGGCAGAGATATTCTCGACGTTGCCAAAAATGTTCTGGAGGAAATGAATTGGCGCGAAAAGGATCTTGTCACCATTTTTTACGGTAAAGACATGGCTGAAGAAGATGTAAGCCTGCTTACGGACTGGCTTAGCGAGGAAAAACCGGAGATTGAAGTCGAGGTTTATTCAGGGAAACAGCCATTATATTATTATATTCTCGGGGTTGAATAA
- the sdaAB gene encoding L-serine ammonia-lyase, iron-sulfur-dependent subunit beta has protein sequence MKVGSVFDLLGPVMVGPSSSHTAGAVRLGLMAAKILGAEVKQARIQLHGSFAETGKGHGTHLALTAGLLGMKPDDSRIREASRIALEAGMETVFENVNLGDVHPNSVRFLLTGWGGEKAEINGSSLGGGKILITAVNDFNVEFTGEYPALIAIYMDYPGMIAEITKLLAGKGINIAQMKVSREGKGQNALAVIETDEPITDILSSEMKKMPMIEQVMFIEPIIDI, from the coding sequence GTGAAGGTTGGGAGTGTTTTTGATTTGCTGGGGCCGGTAATGGTCGGGCCATCAAGTTCCCATACGGCGGGGGCGGTCAGGCTTGGTCTGATGGCTGCTAAAATACTTGGCGCCGAAGTGAAGCAGGCCCGTATCCAGCTGCACGGTTCTTTCGCTGAGACGGGGAAGGGACATGGAACTCATCTTGCCTTGACAGCAGGGCTGCTCGGGATGAAGCCGGATGATAGCCGGATCAGGGAGGCTTCGAGGATTGCACTAGAGGCTGGGATGGAAACGGTATTTGAAAATGTCAATCTGGGTGATGTACACCCGAATTCGGTTCGTTTCCTGCTAACCGGCTGGGGTGGGGAAAAAGCTGAAATCAATGGTTCATCGCTGGGCGGCGGGAAAATTCTGATTACTGCGGTTAATGACTTTAACGTGGAGTTTACCGGGGAATATCCTGCCTTAATTGCGATCTATATGGATTACCCGGGAATGATAGCTGAAATAACCAAACTGCTTGCGGGCAAAGGAATCAATATTGCCCAGATGAAAGTATCCAGAGAAGGCAAAGGGCAAAATGCGCTGGCGGTTATTGAGACGGATGAGCCGATCACGGATATTCTTAGCAGCGAAATGAAAAAGATGCCGATGATCGAGCAGGTGATGTTTATTGAACCCATCATAGACATTTGA
- the sdaAA gene encoding L-serine ammonia-lyase, iron-sulfur-dependent, subunit alpha, translating into MRSYGELVEKTEKLNKKISDMVLQEECLRTGIPAEQLLKKMKNHYAVMRESVESGMTGEWKSLSGLVGGEAALLEKYRESGKSILGNLVNKAAARAMAVAEVNAGMGRIVAAPTAGSCGVLPAVLLTVQEMSDATEEDAVQTLFTSAGLGMVIAERASVSGAEGGCQAEIGSAAAMAAAAAVELCGGSPDQTAQAAALALKSFLGLVCDPVAGLVEVPCVKRNAMAAVIALTAAEMALAGIKSAIPLDEVIDAMASIGREMSCSLKETSRGGLAVTPAAQKYKDHLAR; encoded by the coding sequence ATGCGTTCTTATGGTGAATTAGTGGAAAAAACCGAAAAGCTTAATAAAAAAATCAGTGATATGGTTCTTCAGGAGGAATGTCTGAGGACAGGTATACCGGCTGAACAGCTGTTAAAAAAAATGAAGAACCATTATGCCGTGATGCGGGAATCAGTTGAAAGTGGAATGACCGGAGAATGGAAATCATTGTCAGGACTTGTAGGAGGAGAAGCTGCTCTTTTGGAGAAATATAGAGAAAGCGGCAAGTCGATTCTGGGTAATCTGGTGAACAAGGCAGCAGCCAGAGCAATGGCCGTAGCTGAGGTAAACGCCGGTATGGGCAGGATCGTTGCAGCACCGACAGCAGGATCGTGCGGCGTGTTGCCCGCTGTACTGCTGACAGTTCAGGAAATGTCGGATGCAACGGAAGAAGATGCCGTTCAGACTCTTTTTACATCTGCCGGCCTTGGGATGGTCATTGCGGAAAGAGCTAGTGTCTCAGGTGCAGAAGGCGGGTGTCAGGCTGAGATAGGTTCAGCGGCTGCCATGGCTGCAGCGGCAGCAGTGGAATTGTGCGGCGGATCGCCCGATCAAACAGCGCAGGCAGCAGCATTGGCTTTGAAAAGTTTTCTTGGTTTAGTCTGTGACCCTGTAGCCGGGCTGGTCGAGGTGCCCTGTGTAAAAAGGAATGCCATGGCAGCAGTTATAGCATTAACCGCAGCCGAAATGGCTTTGGCTGGAATCAAAAGTGCGATCCCATTGGATGAGGTCATTGATGCAATGGCTTCAATCGGCAGGGAGATGTCCTGCAGCCTTAAGGAAACGTCCCGGGGGGGACTCGCCGTCACTCCTGCGGCTCAGAAATATAAAGATCATTTGGCAAGGTGA